The DNA sequence GCCAGAGCCACTTCAGCTGGGTCAACCGTGGAGCAGCAGGAGGCTAAtggcttctttctttctttcgttcGTTCGTTCGTTCGTTCGTTCCTTCTTTCTATCTAAGTTTTCTAGTAATGAATTCACGCTTTGTTTTTGGTGTGCACGCGGTGTCCACGCACCGTGCGTGTGCACGCGCGCGTGCTCGCCGCCCCCCGGGGCTGCTCGGCTTTAATATCCTGCAGGTTGATGAAGCTTGGCGGGGAGATTTTTTCCACACTCCGCTGGCAGCGTTAATAGAggctcccctccctctctccctctctccctctctccctctctcctcccctccctcggCCTCGCCCGGCCGCTGTTTGATGTGGAAATGAAAGCTGGGAAAAGGCTGAGAGAAAAGAAGCGTCTCAATGGGTTAAATTAAAAGCAATGGTGTTCTTGCAGAGTCACCACCGTGCAGTCTATAGAGAAGCTAGTGGAGCCTGCTGGTTGAACGCAGCGAGCGCTTTGTCTGTTGATGTTTACCGGGAAAACCTGTTCCTATGCTGTTGTAGGATGGTATTTTGCAGAAGCACGTTTCTACAGATCTGTGAGTTTGATTCAGATTGAATGCACGTGCAATATTTAAGTTGTACGTCAAATATGACAGTGTTAATAATATAGATACATCTAAAATGGATACCAAAGTGACTTATATTGTAAAAAGCATATTTACTATATGTGTAGcctacataaataaattaaaataagcaATGCACTATAATTTTCCAATATTATTGAGGAAAGATCAAGTATATGTAAAAATAACGATAATAAACTTTACATATTGCATAGAAAAAGatacagaaaactaaaaaatacacataaaacgacagattaaaaatatatatatgagcTCGACAACTTTAATTGTCTTCAATTAAGGGGAATCCCCATACAGAATGTTTTACTAAATGAAGATCATTTCTAATCACAGTCACCTTCACTGATGCCCACGTCACAGCCCTCAGAACAAACGGCAACAAACGATAACGGAATAAACTTGTGaggtattattatttatagGCATGTGACTATCCTGTAGCCTAAGTCATCTTACAATCATCCATTTAGAAGTATGAGCTTTGGTGTTGGGTAAAGTTAATTGGGGAATCATATAACTAAGACGCATTTCAATCACATTCACATAATGAGTGATTGATGTAATATTTTTTctagacaaaaataaaaaaaggtataagaaaaaaacttctcaaaagtgaaactaaaataaaaagggcAAGCACTGCTTGTCAGTAAGGGGGAACAGGGTTTCTACAAGTGggcacgttttttttttaaatttattgcCGCGATGAGCTACATTATCATTAAGACGGAGCTCACAGTGCATACGAAGCCATTTTGAGGACGAGGACTAGTCCTGCTCTGTGACCGTAATATAGTAGCCTAATACAAATGTTATCTCTGACCATTAACTCCAGCTCTGAAACAAAAGTAAGACTCTTTATAACTTCGTCCATCCAGAGCAACGAGCAAACAGCCCGGAGGGAGAGGTGCGTATCGGTAGGATTTACCTGAACACTAATgccaacagcaaaataaattcatTCCGGTTATCTCAACACCACAGGATTTAGGCCTACATCCTACTTAAAGCCAACAGCTCTATACAAAATATACACCATACGCCACTCTGAACCACAAATAAAAGAAACGTTTATGCATCATTTAATAAAAATTCTCCAAAACCAGTTAACGCCAGGCAAGGTTGCCTACCACATCTAGGCTACATCAAGCACAGGTTTGCTACACTTTATAAACCCAAATTAACCAAACAGTGTAGCTACTTACCTTCTGTCATGCAGTTCCAAGACTCAAAAATATTCTTGATATCAGTTCAATGTATTATCAGTTCAATTCAAGCATGAGAGCATGAGTCTTTTGTCTAACATTAGTCTTCAGTTAATTTCTATATCTGCCAAAAACTGATAATCAATATAGCGTTTACAAACGTTGTACAGTAGCCTAGGCCATCCCCTCCCGTAACTAACGGCTTAGCAGTGTGGCTAATGCTAGCTACGCAGCCTCCTGACCTACACATTGCTCGGGCCGAGTGGTTATATGGTTCAATTTTTGGCATAGTGCACTTGACATAGACTACAATTGGAAGATACCCATTTTTTCTGGCTTATTAGTATTAAAGTATAGCATGTAATATGCGAGTTGAAACGCAGCGCTATCTGTCTCATGATGTCAATCGCTAATCAAAAACACCTGGGACAGTGGCAGGATGTTGTGGCGCAGGGGGCTGCTGTTCGACTAGTGGCGGGCGGCTGCATACATTTCAGATGCAACACAGCCACAGGTAACTGGCAtccatttattaatatttaatgggggggggggggggggggggggggggcacaacaTTTCTTTAGGGCACCCTCTATGCCCCCCCTCAACAACGGCACCGAATAAGTGTGAATAAATCCTGAACGTCACAATCTTCGACCATTACTCACAGCCTTAATGTTTGCTCACTGCAGTGAAGGTTTGTTTCTCTTCACTGCTTTCCTCTTCTCCCGTGTCCTCgactttttaaatataaaacttcATTATGCTCCTGACAACGCCGGCACTGCTACAGTTATTTATTACAGTTTAAGACACATCTAtgaaatattaatgaaataacCTTCTGtatactttagttacttttatttgttttgatgaaatCCCTGAAGCAACAAGTAACACTAGATTCCctcatcttttttctcttttatgctCTTTTGACAGCTACTTTTTCATTATCACTTGCAGTGTTAAATTAGTTGATGACTTAAACATGAATTACATACAGACAGAAACtctgaattgtgtgtgtgtgtgtgtgtgtgtgtgtgtgtgtgtgtgtgtgtgtaatggatGCATCCATTGTCAATGAATGTGGGGATAATACTGACCATGAGGGACCGCTTTTAGGGATCTAATTACCCATCCCTGGTTAGGTTTCACagctaaaatatttttttagtttagtcttTGTCAGCAGCATCTCCAaaacgcgtgtgtgtgtgtgtttccaggtgtGTGTGACTTTGTAGTGCGTTGGAATTGGCATGTCCCAGATCTCAGGTTCCATGACATTTATGAGTGTTCATCCCCCCTCTTCCCCCAGGTCATGGGGGTCTTAACCAACTAGGTGGAATGTTTGTTAATGGACGTCCACTTCCGGAGGTAATCCGGCAACGCATTGTAGACATGGCCCACCAAGGGGTTCGGCCTTGTGACATCTCCCGGCAGCTCCGAGTCAGCCACGGCTGCGTCAGCAAGATCCTGGGACGGTAAGCGAGCAACTTTACGCAACTTCCTGTCACTATTCATCACCCTGGGTGTGTTCTTTAACCTCTGCGAGTCTGTTTACTTATAAGGAAAACTGGTGTTTGTTAGAGCCAAAAAGTAACAACTGAAAACCTCAACTTTCCTCCAGTTACTACGAGACAGGCAGCATCAAGCCTGGCGTGATCGGGGGTTCCAAGCCCAAGGTGGCCACCCCAAAGGTTGTGGATAAAATCGCAGATTACAAGAGGCAGAATCCCACCATGTTCGCCTGGGAAATCAGGGACAGGCTGCTGGCGGAGGGAGTGTGTGACAGCGACACGGTGCCCAGCGTGAGCTCCATTAACAGGTGACAAactgaataatgaatgaaatcaTGTTAGAGGTACTGATATGCCACTGTGGATCAGCGGCATGTAGATAAATCGCTTTTTGGGCATTATAAGGAAGATGAATGTGGAAGATCTACCAaagattttacattcatttaagcTCATATTTCACATTCCTAAACGTTCCGCTCTGCATGTCCTTTCCAAATTCATAGCTCAAAccaaacatttaaagatgtgtgtgaattGGGAAATTACTGTTactcactttcttctttttgtttcagaATAATTCGAACAAAGGTCCAGCAGCCATTCAATCTGCCTCTGGATGGAAAAGGCCTGAGTCCAGGGCAAACCTTAAGTAAGTctttaacatttacaaacaaacacatgcacaatgaAGGCTGTATCCCCATAGCAACCATCCATATTACTGAGCACTAACACGGGATGGTAAAGGATTAAGGTTAAAGATAGTGTGCTCATTGCTGTTTAGGATTAAGCTCGTGACATTGTGGAAACAGtaagatgtacagtataatttCCGCTCTCTGTCTcaaatctgtctgtctttgtttctctcactctctcagtCCCGAGTTCAGCAGTCACCCCTCCCGAGTCTCCACATTCAGACTCTTTGGGCTCCACCTACTCCATCAGTGGCTTGTTGGGAATCCCCCAACCCAGTGCCGAGGGCAAGAGGAGCCACGATGATAGTAAGAATTAGACTGAATGAAGGCGATAACACACCATTggagtcattttgttttattgtggcgATGCACAGAGGAGCAAGCCCATCAAATGTGTACCAGTTTGAAAGATAGGGATTGTTGGTGTTTTGAGCTAGTTTTGGAGCAACACACTTTAATGATTTCCAAACACTAACACTTACATTCAGCAACCTTTTCAAGTTGCTGTTTAGTTTCTGACTACATCTGCTGCATACAGTGTATGAGCATCCTGCCTGCAGTTATTtcctaaaatataaaattaaatgtctCAGAAAGCTGatcaaaatcaaattttctttgtttaataaattatttgacttttatttgACTTGAAATTCAAGTGTTTCTTTCACAAAGGAAAACGGGCCAAGAGGCACCAAACTAAAAGCGATAAAGTATTTAATAAATGATCCGATCAGTTAGATCAGGTTAGAAATACTTCATTCTTACCTTAAAGGGTAATTTAAGGTGTGCTTGTGTTGCAAgcatagaaaaacaacaacaacacataaacaATTTATTCACAGCCTTAAAAGATAAATCTCATGACACCATTTCTTCTTTAGTTCCTTCTTATGGTTAAATGGTTgagtcattttagcattttaacaatttaaaaatgaaatagttAAATTTTTGAGCACATaattctttgtattttttctactttgttGGAGAAATTTTAAATAGCACAAATGTGGGGTTTACAACCTTTAAAAGAacaacatttgtttgtgtagTTTTACCATACACATCCCAGGTAAACAtcgttttctttctctcaggtGATCAGGAGAGTTGTCGACACAGCGTGGACTCTCAGGGGAGCGGAGGCGTCCCGAGGAAACAGATGAGAGTGGATCACTTCTCACCCGCTCCACATCTGGACTGTGGGTTTGATCGTCACCACTATCCCCCAGACTCCTTTGGCTCTGCCTCCAGCAGTAAGACAGAGCAGGTAAAAACAAGCCCAATGCTTTTAAGGAATGAAAGCTAAAAGGCAGCTTAAAAGAGAATACAGTCATTTCTAGATATACTTTTCTGTCCATTTCCAATTTATTAGgaactataaaaaatatatattctgcCAATGTTTTTTGATTTGCACACATGTATATTTGCTCCTTCTCATACATGAGCACACTTTATACCAATAGCTAATCTCTGTTCATCATCCCCAGACTTTGTACCCACTGTCCCTCATTAATGGCAGCCTAGATGAAGCCAAGACCAGCCTCTCAACATCCAGCTCCGCCATTGGACGGAATCTGACTGCGCACCAGAGCTACGCCATGGTGACTGGTAAGACTCTTAGATGATGACCTTTGACCCATGTCTCTTACCtatctctctctgactctctttGACTCTTGCCATCAGCATCTCTTACAGACTGTTGCACAACAGTACCAGTGTCCCGAAGCCACTCCCTCTTATGTTTTGGACATTTCACTTTAAGTTCAACGTTCCACTCATGTTCaccattcattttcattctctCACCCGCCTGCGCACTGGCTGCCGCCACCTCAGAGCCCCTACAGTCCCTGCCGCTCTGTCTAAAACAGGAAATGTCCCCAGAAGTGACCAGCACAAGCCCCTCCCCAAACATGGCAGTGTCCAACCTGGCATTCGTGGAGTTGCAGGCGCTGCAGAAGCCTGTTtctgtcagcggcagctgcaaCAACTCCAACCATTTCCCCAATGCCTTCAACTCATTCTCCCATCATGCCCCGGTGTACGGGCAGTTCAGCAGTCAGTCTATCATCTCAGGTAATGGAGGCATCCATCTCATTCATGTTCACACTCATAAcaattgtgtttgcatttgtgatGCGCAACTTCTTGCAACGAGTAATCTTTAAATATCTTCTTTTGTCTAGAACTATAAAACGCTTGATCACACCAGACAAAGAGAATTAGCAAATACTCACATCCGAAACCAGTTAATCTTTTGGCAATTTTCCTTAAAAATATAACTTAAATGATCAAGAGTTTATTGTAATCTTGtagctgtaaaaaaaagtaacataacaCTATGTtcaatgttaatgtgtgtgttttggtgtgtgttttaaggGCGTGACATGGTGAGCTCCACCCTGCCTGGCTACCCACCTCACATCCCCTCCCCTGCCCAGTCGGGATACTCCACCTCTGCCATCACCGGCATGGTAGCAGGTAATGAACATTTGTCTTTACTtacaattaaaaagtcaaataataatTAGATGAAAAATAGAAAGTATTGAATGAgtcagacaggtagacagaaaGCAAAGGGATGGTGAGGAAGGTAGGAAGAGACGgagtaaagagaaagagaggcagggACGGAGGCTTGTAGATTAACAGAAGACGGGCTGAGTCAATGAGTAGTGTTGCTAGGGTGGCtaactgtgtgcgtgtgtgtgtccgtgtgtgtgtgtgtgtgtgtgtgtacgaggGCCCAGGGGGTATACAGGGAACAGGCTGGGGGTTCCACCCTGCTGCCCACACCCCCCACCCAGACACCTCTGACCACACATCGCCATGGGAACCAGGGGGCCCAGGAGGGAGATGCAGGGTGGGCAGAGGGGGTGTAAAGTCTGGGTATGAGCGAAGAGGAGGAGGtctttgtggtgtgtgtgtgtgtgtgtgtgtgtgtgtgtgtgtctgtctgtctgtctgtctgcgtgtgtgtctacGTCAGAATGCCTGCATacaaacagagggagagtgTGCGTGTTAAAGAAGTTGATGACTTAAATATGAATTACATACAGACAGAAACTCTGAGttgagtgtttgtgtacatgagcagtgctggagtgtgtgtgtgtgtgtgtgtgtgtgtgtgtgtgtgtgtgtgtgtgtgtatatgtgagtgtATGTGATGTATCCATTGTCAGTGAATGTGGGGATAATACTGACCATGAGGGACAGCTCTTAGGGATCTAAATAGCCATCCCTGGTTAGGTTTTATagctaaaatatttttttaggttAGTCTATGTCAGCAGCATCtccaaaacgtgtgtgtgtgtgtgtgtgtgtgtgtgtgtgtgtgtgtgtgtgtgtgtgtgtgtgtgtgtgtgagacttttttttatttgaagtctGCCCTCCGAAGCGCGAAATGAGAGGgtctgatttattatttttctggtGGGCTCGCTGTGAGGAAGCGTTGATACACAATTACTGAGTGAAAGAGGGGAGGtaggacaggaggaggaggtgggggccCAGGGATTCATTCCAGCCAACATAATTACCAATTAgatattaaaaaagagaaaaaaagaaagaggagtgCCAGAGAGGCTAAAGCAGGAAGTGTAGGATggacggaggaggaggagcgaTCTGAGGGGCCGAGTGCTGAGGAGAGAGGGCGTAGAGGCTAGCTGCATGCACCACTGGGTCGAGGGATTTTACCCCGAGCCATCCACCTGCACCACAGATTAATGGTTTACAGGCTGCACTAACTGTTGGTGAATTATGAGCTAAGCCCGAGCAGAcgctggcacacacacaaaaaacacaactccaTAGAGCTCTCAGGGACAACTTAGCTttgccttttaaaaacaatctgtgtTCTATTGATGCGTTTTATCCAGTGTTTGATTaaggtttttttctgtcttgcaGCAGGCACAGATTATTCGGGTCAGACCTACAGCCATTCGCCCTACACCTCCTACAGTGAAGCCTGGAGGTTCACCAACTCGAGCATACTGGGTGAGGAAGGACACACTGAGAGTAGTGACAGTGTGAATGCACCCAcatttctgttgtgtgtttactgcACTCAGCACATTACctctgaaaacatttatttttactatgaGGAATCATTGtgacctttgaaaaaaaagacaaattactAATTTATTTAACTCATAAAAGTCCCCTGAGAATTTAAAGAAACTCACTTCCACCGACTGGGATTCACAAACATTTCATCATGATGAGAATTAAATAAGCGGCGGCAGGACAGAAGAGAGACTCACCAGAAAGCAACGTGCAGACTGCCTCAGTCTCAAATGAAACCATAAGGCCCGTTGCTAACTAGGATTTACTTAAGGCTTATCATTTCAGTTTGTGTAATCTATTTCCTTATTCAACCTTTGTTTAATTAGGAAAGTTCCCTTAAGTTTGGAAACCTCTTTTAAAcgtgcagaaaaaaagataacactaaacaaaaaaaggctaaaataaacaacaaaagcagTCATTTTCCAAATTTACAATCAGATactcattttaaatttcttaaaGACTATTTCAGATAATAGTACAGCGTTCTTTCACAcatcattacatttacatgtattcaTTTGGCAGACCCTTTTGTTCAAAGATACATACTAATGAGGTACAATTCAAAAAGAAGTGTCACAACAATCAGTTGTTCCACCAGACGTTGGGGACAGACTGCACATACTGTGTATGTCTTGTAGTCGGAGATAACGATTGCAAGATCAACTTTCCACTTGATGTCATTAGCAGAGATATGGTGATAAAATCCAAAACTGGCTTTCAAAattatacaaacaaaaatgcaagtCAAGCTAAAAATGAGATTGTATATCACCCAGTTTTATAGATTGGTGTACATGACCCTCCAAGCTCTTTCTCAGAAGTATAGAGGCATGTCAGCCGAGTTTTTCGGGGGGAATCTCCTCCACTGCATCACCAATCAACCTGGTTAGGAAAGGAAAGTCCTGTATTATCTTTTCAATAATTCCTTAGGAGTCAGGAGAGGGTTTGAGACTCAGGTCAATCTCGCAGGACAAACCAGTCCAAGCAGCTCAGACGTCCAGCGCAACCATCTGCTCTTAAACCTcagataagataagatggatAAAGAAAGTCTGTTCCTCCACCACCATCGCCTCCCACTTCTGAAGGCCTCCATCTGTGTCTCCCCCCACAGGTTCACCCTATTACTACAGCACGGCCTCCCGCACCGCCCCACCGTCTGCAGCCGCCTACGACCACCTTTAGCCCCGAGACTGGAGAACTCTACATCAGCTGACACATTTGATTACGGACCAAGGCATGAAAGTCAAAACTGGATGTGAACTTGAGACTCTGCTGATGAACCAGCCACacgttgttgttgtgtttaccACACCTACTcgtatgttatttatttgtcatcacTGGTACTGTTGGCCAGGGTAACTTTGACTCATGCACGTTTACACATTGCTAAATCTCGTCTCACGCAGGGCCTGTTTCCAGAGACTCAGCCTGACGTCTCATATCAAGGTGCATATTTTCAGTATAGAATGCTGTTTTGGCCAAAGACTATCTTTCTTCGTACATCTGCAATTTGACACTGATCCAGTGAACACGGATATGCAACTTCTTTTTACTGAACTATGCCTGCTTTTGTTTACAATGCTTTCTGTCCTGTCATCACACATTAATTCCTTTTTCTTGATCTGTGTCTGCTTGCAAATTCATTTGTATGActtgttttcactgtaaatgcagaTCTTTTCCTGTAGTGAAAATGTACTAAAAGGTGACACGTTAAATCACAATTACAACGAAATGCCCACATATGCCCCTCAGAGACAATTCATGTATTTGTCCAGCAATATGTACATATTGTAAATGAGGAATTACTTATGGGGAAGTGATGCAATTTTACTCAGAGAATGAGTGATGACGGAGGGGGATGATGGTGATTCGGCTACAAAAACCAACAAGGcttgaaatacatttgttttgcttcaAATAAATTTAGTTTGTTGTCATGCTGATGTTATGATGTTTGGTAAGAACTGTGACTATTTTTTCTTAtactgttattaatattattgcaGATGTAAATAAGGAATTTCTAaagaattattttaattaaagcatgACAAATTTACTGCTTTTACTCTTGTCTTGTGTGTTGCATAACTAATACTTTGTACAGGTATATGTTAATACGtgtttaaattataaataactCACAGCAAGGCAGCTGAGGCCATTTAGTGTGCTGAAGTTTATTTTAAAGAGCCTTTGATTTTAAATATCTGCTTATATTATCATTATGGTTATTATTTGCAGTAATAGCTGGTACTTACACGTTAAAAGTCAGCTGAAATGTTGCATCTTTTTTTGCACCTCTCAGCATTTTTAAAGGACAAAAGCAACGATCCTGAAAACACGCGCAtctgtttaatttcttttttttttttattttctgcatcatgtagttttatttgcaattatTTCGCTCCTCTTTGCGGCCTCCTAATTGCGGCGCGTTAACGACGCCACGGTTCGGCGGCGCGGCGGCCCACCTGGTGCCGCCGCGTGGGACGGCGCGAGGATGATGGAGGGAGGCCTGCAGCACGTGACACTGGGTGTTCAGACGCGCGCTCAGACAGTTATCTTTACACATTGCAGATATTGTAACGAGTGTAGTGATATCAGGGGGTAATGCGGTGCATTATCAGATATGAGTTcagggttttatttattttttaaatttaatttaaatgaattgtaTCTGCatgaacatataaaaaaaaacttgctcaAAACTCTAGCCTAcctaaaaaatattaaacagtaTTCAGACTGTCAATAACATACTCCTATGTATTAGATTATTAGTAAGCACATTGTTTAATGAATATAGTGTCCATAGCTGCTCCATAGAGCTTACAATCACAACACACAACCTGTGATTAGGCCTACGTTTAAATGGCATTCTAGATATGtgatgtaataataacaaatggACTATAAGGCGATAGCCTAGTAAACTTAAATGTAGACAAAGTTTACTCATATAGCTTAAAATGTACCAATGTTGTACAATCTCTCTCAACAtaacaaatgttaaatattattataaatagtAATTACCGATATACAGTACGTCTGAACAATATGaagtcaaacatttattttatttatagttttgggttatattttctttcttcttttttgaattACCCTATTTACTTATTGAGTAGCTATTTTTGACCTTCTAAAACAAtcccacttttttgtttttgtacctttttttaaattaaagccaGAAACGGATTTCTGTCAGTGGAGGAAATGCACTTGAACTTGCTCCAGTTTCCCAAACTTCTTTGTGGTTCATGGCCTAATTCATCATTAAAGAAACCCTCAAACCTAATTACATAACTTTTGAATGAGACAGTATGAAGGGTTTTGTCTGACTTCTGAGACAATCACTTAAAGTCCTCAATATCAGTTCAGTCGGAGCGGTATCTGTCTGCTGATGAAGATCAGTCCTGACGTCTTATTGTTTACAGTATGcgcttctctttctctctgcctcccctAGCCTCCCCTCTCCTCACATTTCACCGTTTTCCTGACTCACCTCTTtacacccctctctctctctttgtatcCCTCTCTTGCAGCCACACTACTGTACACACCCTGTAAACTTTAAACAATAGCTGCACTTCATCCCATTGTTGTCCAAGTGGCCTGGCCTACTCCAGACAGCCCATCTACTGACTGGACACTCATTCTTTTTAGTTCCTTGCTCAGGGATGcagaaacgcacacacacacacatccatacacactcatacatatAGAAAAGCCTTCAAGGCAATGTGCATCACAGGGAGGAGGAAAACCTAGGACTCAATTTCAAATTCCTCAGCGAGCCAGCTAATGGCCGACCAGAGAAATAACAGCAGTTAACGTTAAACATTAACAGTCTCACTAGcaaaagagtaaaaaacaaaacattacagtGCTACACACAATCCGAAATAGCAGAAATaactcctctctttctctctctgggcCTATTAGCGAGGAGGTTTCGGGCCACAGTGCTTCTGGTAATGAGCCCGGCAGCACAATACAGGCACCGGGCCGGAACAGCTGAGGGCAGACAAAGCTGGCAGGACGGGGCGACTGGGACTTACT is a window from the Etheostoma cragini isolate CJK2018 chromosome 16, CSU_Ecrag_1.0, whole genome shotgun sequence genome containing:
- the pax8 gene encoding paired box protein Pax-8 isoform X1; the protein is MSNNAGRGHGGLNQLGGMFVNGRPLPEVIRQRIVDMAHQGVRPCDISRQLRVSHGCVSKILGRYYETGSIKPGVIGGSKPKVATPKVVDKIADYKRQNPTMFAWEIRDRLLAEGVCDSDTVPSVSSINRIIRTKVQQPFNLPLDGKGLSPGQTLIPSSAVTPPESPHSDSLGSTYSISGLLGIPQPSAEGKRSHDDSDQESCRHSVDSQGSGGVPRKQMRVDHFSPAPHLDCGFDRHHYPPDSFGSASSSKTEQTLYPLSLINGSLDEAKTSLSTSSSAIGRNLTAHQSYAMVTEPLQSLPLCLKQEMSPEVTSTSPSPNMAVSNLAFVELQALQKPVSVSGSCNNSNHFPNAFNSFSHHAPVYGQFSSQSIISGRDMVSSTLPGYPPHIPSPAQSGYSTSAITGMVAAGTDYSGQTYSHSPYTSYSEAWRFTNSSILGSPYYYSTASRTAPPSAAAYDHL
- the pax8 gene encoding paired box protein Pax-8 isoform X4, with protein sequence MSNNAGRGHGGLNQLGGMFVNGRPLPEVIRQRIVDMAHQGVRPCDISRQLRVSHGCVSKILGRYYETGSIKPGVIGGSKPKVATPKVVDKIADYKRQNPTMFAWEIRDRLLAEGVCDSDTVPSVSSINRIIRTKVQQPFNLPLDGKGLSPGQTLIPSSAVTPPESPHSDSLGSTYSISGLLGIPQPSAEGKRSHDDSDQESCRHSVDSQGSGGVPRKQMRVDHFSPAPHLDCGFDRHHYPPDSFGSASSSKTEQTLYPLSLINGSLDEAKTSLSTSSSAIGRNLTAHQSYAMVTGRDMVSSTLPGYPPHIPSPAQSGYSTSAITGMVAAGTDYSGQTYSHSPYTSYSEAWRFTNSSILGSPYYYSTASRTAPPSAAAYDHL
- the pax8 gene encoding paired box protein Pax-8 isoform X3, with protein sequence MFVNGRPLPEVIRQRIVDMAHQGVRPCDISRQLRVSHGCVSKILGRYYETGSIKPGVIGGSKPKVATPKVVDKIADYKRQNPTMFAWEIRDRLLAEGVCDSDTVPSVSSINRIIRTKVQQPFNLPLDGKGLSPGQTLIPSSAVTPPESPHSDSLGSTYSISGLLGIPQPSAEGKRSHDDSDQESCRHSVDSQGSGGVPRKQMRVDHFSPAPHLDCGFDRHHYPPDSFGSASSSKTEQTLYPLSLINGSLDEAKTSLSTSSSAIGRNLTAHQSYAMVTEPLQSLPLCLKQEMSPEVTSTSPSPNMAVSNLAFVELQALQKPVSVSGSCNNSNHFPNAFNSFSHHAPVYGQFSSQSIISGRDMVSSTLPGYPPHIPSPAQSGYSTSAITGMVAAGTDYSGQTYSHSPYTSYSEAWRFTNSSILGSPYYYSTASRTAPPSAAAYDHL
- the pax8 gene encoding paired box protein Pax-8 isoform X2 — encoded protein: MSNNAGRGGMFVNGRPLPEVIRQRIVDMAHQGVRPCDISRQLRVSHGCVSKILGRYYETGSIKPGVIGGSKPKVATPKVVDKIADYKRQNPTMFAWEIRDRLLAEGVCDSDTVPSVSSINRIIRTKVQQPFNLPLDGKGLSPGQTLIPSSAVTPPESPHSDSLGSTYSISGLLGIPQPSAEGKRSHDDSDQESCRHSVDSQGSGGVPRKQMRVDHFSPAPHLDCGFDRHHYPPDSFGSASSSKTEQTLYPLSLINGSLDEAKTSLSTSSSAIGRNLTAHQSYAMVTEPLQSLPLCLKQEMSPEVTSTSPSPNMAVSNLAFVELQALQKPVSVSGSCNNSNHFPNAFNSFSHHAPVYGQFSSQSIISGRDMVSSTLPGYPPHIPSPAQSGYSTSAITGMVAAGTDYSGQTYSHSPYTSYSEAWRFTNSSILGSPYYYSTASRTAPPSAAAYDHL